A stretch of Christensenellaceae bacterium DNA encodes these proteins:
- a CDS encoding transcriptional regulator: MVMAVQKNYRIRIRELREDHDLTQTKIAEILKTTQQVYSRYETGENEMPIMHLVTLAKFYRVSADYILGLSNRK; this comes from the coding sequence ATGGTGATGGCAGTGCAAAAGAACTATCGTATCCGTATTCGGGAATTGCGCGAAGATCATGATTTAACACAAACTAAGATAGCCGAAATCTTAAAAACCACACAACAAGTTTATTCGAGGTATGAGACGGGTGAGAATGAAATGCCGATCATGCACCTTGTGACGCTCGCGAAATTTTACCGCGTGTCGGCAGATTACATTTTGGGCTTGAGCAACAGGAAATAG
- a CDS encoding aminotransferase, translating into MYRFAKRFDGVGGSEIRKIFGLLAVPDMISFAGGNPSPELFPEETLAEISEEIIAENGKSVLQYGGTLGVPAFIDLLKYRNEDMMKETDEIVILSGSSQGIDFFAHTMIEQGDVVLAESPSFLGALQTFRLADADVKTVSMEADGLCVAELEEKIKQYNPKFLYTIPTFQNPSGITMSGQKRQKVYEICEKYGVLILEDDPYAELRYSGQPLESIKSYDQSGIVCKLASFSKTISPGLRVGYAIAHKDIIAKFNLLKQGADVHTSNLTQTMVMEFIKRGYYDSHVKMLCAEYKKQRDAMLDAIGKYFPPSAVCTHPDGGLFVWVTLPEKVNAREVFDACVGQKVAFVVGPPFFAEGGHENTLRMNFSMPAIPDIEKGVEKMGKIITEFV; encoded by the coding sequence ATGTATCGATTTGCAAAACGCTTTGACGGTGTGGGCGGCAGCGAAATCCGTAAAATCTTTGGATTGCTGGCCGTTCCCGACATGATCTCGTTCGCCGGCGGGAACCCGTCGCCGGAGCTTTTTCCGGAGGAAACGCTCGCGGAGATCAGTGAAGAAATTATTGCGGAAAACGGAAAGAGCGTGCTGCAATACGGCGGAACTCTGGGCGTTCCGGCGTTTATCGATCTTTTAAAATACCGCAACGAAGATATGATGAAAGAAACGGACGAAATCGTGATTCTTTCGGGATCTTCGCAGGGGATTGATTTTTTCGCGCATACGATGATCGAGCAAGGCGACGTGGTGCTGGCGGAGTCGCCGTCCTTTTTGGGCGCGCTGCAGACGTTCCGTCTGGCGGACGCGGACGTAAAAACCGTTTCTATGGAAGCAGACGGGCTTTGCGTTGCGGAGCTTGAAGAAAAGATCAAACAATACAACCCGAAATTCCTGTACACGATCCCCACGTTCCAAAATCCTTCGGGTATCACGATGAGCGGGCAAAAACGGCAGAAAGTATATGAAATATGCGAAAAGTACGGCGTGCTCATTTTAGAGGACGATCCGTACGCAGAGCTTCGCTATAGCGGGCAGCCGCTTGAAAGTATCAAATCCTACGACCAAAGCGGCATCGTTTGCAAGCTGGCAAGCTTTTCCAAGACGATCTCGCCGGGACTGCGCGTGGGATATGCGATCGCGCATAAGGATATTATCGCAAAGTTCAACCTCTTAAAGCAGGGGGCGGACGTACATACATCCAACCTGACGCAAACGATGGTGATGGAATTTATAAAACGCGGGTATTACGACAGCCATGTTAAAATGCTGTGCGCCGAATATAAGAAGCAGCGCGACGCAATGCTGGACGCTATCGGCAAATATTTCCCCCCAAGCGCGGTGTGCACACATCCGGACGGCGGGCTGTTCGTCTGGGTAACGTTGCCGGAAAAGGTCAATGCGCGCGAGGTGTTTGACGCCTGCGTGGGGCAGAAAGTTGCCTTTGTGGTAGGACCGCCGTTTTTTGCAGAGGGCGGACACGAAAACACGCTGCGCATGAATTTTTCTATGCCTGCCATACCGGATATTGAAAAGGGTGTGGAGAAGATGGGAAAGATCATCACGGAGTTTGTGTAA
- a CDS encoding nitrogen-fixing protein NifU — MQYSKEVEEMVCVKKGPHHGPAPIPEEGKWVKSKQITDISGLTHGVGWCAPQQGMCKLTLNVKDGIIEEALIETSGCSGMTHSAAMAGEAIVGKTLLEALNTDLVCDAINTAMRELFLQIAYGRTQTAFSEGGLPIGAGLEDLGKGLRSQVGTIFSTNAKGVRYLELAEGYILEMALDKNDEVIGYKFVRMGKMMEDIRNGVEPKVAYEKNIGTYGRYEDAVKYIDPRKE, encoded by the coding sequence ATGCAATACTCAAAAGAAGTAGAAGAAATGGTATGCGTGAAAAAGGGACCGCATCACGGCCCTGCTCCGATACCCGAAGAAGGCAAATGGGTAAAATCCAAACAGATCACAGACATCTCCGGTCTTACACACGGTGTAGGCTGGTGCGCTCCGCAGCAAGGTATGTGTAAGCTCACGCTCAACGTAAAAGACGGCATCATCGAAGAAGCGCTGATCGAAACAAGCGGCTGTTCGGGCATGACGCACTCCGCCGCTATGGCAGGCGAAGCGATCGTCGGCAAGACGCTTTTAGAGGCGCTCAATACCGACCTCGTGTGCGACGCGATCAACACGGCAATGCGCGAACTGTTCCTGCAGATCGCTTATGGCCGTACGCAGACGGCGTTCTCCGAAGGCGGGCTGCCGATTGGCGCGGGTCTTGAGGACCTCGGCAAGGGTCTCCGTTCGCAGGTCGGCACGATCTTCTCCACCAACGCCAAAGGCGTTCGTTACTTAGAGCTCGCCGAAGGGTATATCCTCGAAATGGCACTCGACAAAAACGACGAGGTCATCGGCTATAAGTTCGTACGCATGGGCAAGATGATGGAAGATATTCGCAACGGCGTGGAACCCAAGGTTGCTTACGAGAAGAACATCGGTACTTACGGCAGATATGAAGACGCGGTCAAATACATCGACCCGCGCAAAGAATAA
- a CDS encoding ABC transporter: MNKQGKATKHTLKTAGRLLKYVTGTYKKEFVIVIVCILLCSIASIAVSFSMRYLLDDYILPLVGQADPDFRGLYQALTVLACIFIVGVIGSFVYSRLMVKIGQGILKRVRDEMFEHMQTLPIRYFDQHTNGSTMSLYTNDTDTLRQMINQSIPQVLMAAVTIIVTFIAMLVLSPLLTLLAIAMIFVMFIVARKLGGNSGKYFVKQQMDLAEVTGYVEERMNGQRVIKVFNHEDKSGEEFDILNDKLCYSSSRAHTFASMMGPVMGNIGNILFVLTAILGGVLLLGGIGGITIGTIVAYLQFTKSFTQPFMQIAQQFNTIIMALAGAERIFNMMDEEPEVDDGYVTLVNAKKDADGNIVECEKRTGLWAWKHPHQADGTVTYTELKGDVRFYDMSFGYAPDKMVLHDLTLYAKPGQKLAFVGSTGAGKTTITNLINRFYDVQDGKIRYDDININKIKKADLRHSLGIVLQDTHLFTGTIRDNIRYGKLDATDEEVHEAAKLAYADQFIQRLPNGYDTMLTGDGEELSQGQRQLLAIARAAIADPPVLILDEATSSIDTRTEAIVQKGMDNLMKGRTVFVIAHRLSTIRNSDAIIVLEHGRIIERGTHEDLIKQKGTYYQLYTGKLELS, from the coding sequence ATGAATAAGCAGGGAAAAGCAACAAAGCATACACTGAAAACAGCGGGCAGACTTTTAAAATATGTGACCGGTACCTACAAAAAGGAATTTGTGATCGTTATTGTCTGCATTTTATTATGTTCCATTGCCTCGATTGCGGTTTCTTTTTCTATGCGGTATTTATTGGATGATTATATCCTTCCGTTGGTTGGACAGGCCGATCCGGATTTCAGAGGATTATATCAGGCGCTCACAGTGCTGGCTTGTATCTTTATTGTCGGGGTAATAGGTTCGTTCGTTTACAGCAGGTTGATGGTAAAGATCGGCCAAGGAATCTTAAAGCGCGTAAGAGATGAAATGTTTGAACATATGCAGACGCTTCCTATCCGGTATTTTGACCAACATACAAACGGCTCAACCATGAGTTTGTATACCAATGATACTGATACCCTGCGACAAATGATCAATCAATCGATTCCGCAGGTTTTAATGGCTGCCGTTACCATTATCGTTACATTTATTGCGATGCTGGTTTTGAGCCCGCTCCTGACGCTGCTTGCCATTGCTATGATTTTTGTGATGTTTATAGTCGCGCGGAAACTGGGCGGTAACAGTGGAAAATATTTTGTGAAACAGCAGATGGACCTTGCCGAAGTAACGGGATATGTGGAAGAACGAATGAACGGACAGCGCGTGATTAAGGTATTTAACCATGAAGATAAATCCGGAGAAGAATTTGATATTCTGAACGACAAACTATGCTATAGTTCTTCCCGGGCCCATACGTTTGCCAGCATGATGGGACCCGTCATGGGGAATATTGGAAATATTTTATTTGTGCTGACTGCGATTTTGGGAGGCGTACTTTTGTTGGGCGGCATTGGGGGGATCACGATCGGGACGATCGTCGCGTACCTCCAGTTTACAAAAAGCTTTACCCAGCCTTTTATGCAAATTGCACAACAGTTCAATACGATCATCATGGCGCTTGCAGGCGCCGAACGAATCTTTAATATGATGGATGAAGAACCGGAAGTGGACGACGGTTATGTAACGTTGGTCAATGCAAAAAAAGATGCGGACGGGAATATTGTGGAATGTGAAAAACGGACGGGCTTGTGGGCGTGGAAGCATCCCCATCAAGCGGATGGAACCGTTACCTATACGGAACTAAAAGGCGACGTCCGCTTTTACGATATGTCCTTTGGATATGCGCCGGATAAAATGGTGCTGCATGATCTGACACTATATGCAAAACCCGGCCAGAAGCTCGCATTTGTAGGTTCTACAGGCGCTGGAAAAACGACTATTACAAATCTGATCAACCGTTTTTATGATGTGCAGGATGGAAAAATACGGTATGATGATATTAATATCAACAAGATTAAAAAAGCGGATTTACGGCATTCCTTGGGGATTGTGCTGCAAGACACCCATTTATTCACAGGAACCATACGGGATAATATCCGTTATGGAAAGCTGGATGCAACGGATGAAGAAGTGCACGAAGCCGCTAAACTCGCCTATGCCGACCAGTTTATCCAAAGGCTGCCCAATGGATATGATACGATGCTGACAGGAGATGGCGAAGAACTATCACAGGGGCAAAGGCAGCTTCTCGCAATTGCCAGGGCTGCTATTGCCGATCCGCCGGTTTTGATTTTAGATGAAGCAACTTCAAGCATCGACACACGGACAGAGGCGATCGTTCAAAAGGGTATGGACAACCTGATGAAAGGGAGAACGGTATTTGTGATTGCCCATAGGTTGTCTACAATCCGTAACAGCGACGCGATCATTGTATTGGAGCATGGGAGGATTATTGAGCGAGGAACACACGAAGACCTGATCAAGCAGAAAGGAACCTATTACCAGCTTTATACAGGCAAGCTGGAATTGTCATAA
- a CDS encoding ABC transporter, which translates to MDRLLFKSIREYKKQSILAPVFVILEVLMEVLIPYQMANIIDVGIQGQDINYVIQIGIELVVMAMLALLFGALAGKFAAEAGAGYARNLRHDIFYKVQTFSFKNIDHFSAPSLVTRMTTDITNVQMAYMFSIRLLARAPIMIVLSMVMTFSINTDIAILFLIAIPVLGFSLIFISKLAHKYFIKVFDEYDVLNNDVQENVNAARVVKAYVREDYENKKFRKVSQKVFELFTKAEKIVALNNPIMMFVMYAVILVIVLIGGEAIAFGNMEAGELTSVLVYAMQILMSLMIVSFVFVMIMIAEASTDRIKEVLKEVPEMQNKTGAVEEVANGDIDFEDVNFSYAGKDGKLALKNVNLHIKSGQMVGIFGGTGSSKTSLVQLIPRLYDVTGGSVKVGGVDVREYDLEALRDQVAMVLQKNVLFTGTIYANIRWGDETASDEEVQRVCRLAQADSFIQEFPHGYDTMIVEGGNNVSGGQKQRLCIARALLKKPKILILDDSTSAVDTKTDTMIRKALREEIPDTTKIIISQRISSIEDADQIIILDNGEINGIGTPEELLKTNQIYREVYESQVKGRSENE; encoded by the coding sequence ATGGACAGGTTATTATTTAAGTCGATACGCGAATATAAGAAGCAATCAATATTAGCTCCTGTTTTTGTCATCCTAGAAGTATTAATGGAAGTATTGATTCCATACCAGATGGCCAATATCATCGATGTGGGGATTCAGGGACAGGATATTAATTATGTCATACAGATAGGAATTGAGCTTGTTGTCATGGCAATGCTTGCGTTGCTGTTCGGCGCGCTGGCCGGTAAATTTGCGGCAGAAGCAGGAGCCGGTTACGCAAGGAATCTGCGACATGATATTTTTTATAAAGTTCAGACATTTTCATTTAAAAATATTGATCATTTTTCAGCGCCAAGCCTTGTGACGCGGATGACGACAGATATTACCAATGTACAGATGGCATATATGTTTTCCATCCGGCTGCTTGCTCGTGCGCCGATTATGATTGTCTTATCCATGGTTATGACATTCAGTATTAATACGGATATTGCAATCCTGTTCCTGATCGCGATTCCGGTGTTGGGTTTCTCTTTGATCTTCATTTCAAAATTAGCCCACAAATATTTTATCAAGGTATTTGATGAATACGACGTGTTGAATAACGACGTCCAGGAAAATGTAAATGCTGCGCGCGTCGTAAAAGCATATGTACGGGAAGATTATGAAAATAAGAAGTTTCGAAAGGTTTCCCAAAAGGTATTTGAATTGTTTACAAAGGCGGAAAAAATTGTTGCCTTGAACAATCCGATTATGATGTTTGTCATGTATGCAGTGATCCTCGTTATCGTGCTGATCGGGGGAGAGGCGATCGCTTTCGGCAATATGGAAGCGGGTGAATTAACCAGCGTACTTGTTTACGCCATGCAAATTTTGATGTCTCTGATGATCGTATCATTCGTATTTGTTATGATTATGATTGCGGAAGCCTCGACAGACCGTATTAAGGAAGTGTTGAAGGAAGTGCCCGAGATGCAGAACAAAACGGGGGCAGTGGAAGAAGTCGCGAATGGAGATATTGACTTTGAGGATGTAAATTTCAGTTATGCAGGTAAGGATGGTAAACTCGCATTGAAGAACGTAAACCTGCATATCAAGTCGGGGCAAATGGTTGGGATTTTCGGAGGAACAGGGAGTTCTAAAACGTCCCTTGTGCAGCTGATTCCAAGGCTTTATGACGTAACGGGCGGAAGCGTCAAAGTCGGCGGCGTCGATGTGCGGGAATATGACCTTGAAGCCCTCCGTGACCAGGTGGCTATGGTATTGCAAAAAAATGTCTTATTTACGGGGACGATCTATGCCAATATCCGCTGGGGAGATGAGACAGCCAGCGATGAAGAAGTACAGAGGGTATGCCGTCTCGCGCAGGCAGACAGCTTTATCCAGGAGTTCCCGCATGGGTATGATACGATGATTGTGGAAGGCGGCAATAATGTGTCCGGTGGCCAAAAACAGAGGCTGTGTATTGCGCGTGCCTTATTGAAAAAACCGAAAATACTTATCTTGGACGACTCCACCAGTGCAGTCGATACCAAAACAGACACCATGATCCGCAAAGCGCTCCGAGAAGAAATTCCGGATACAACGAAAATTATTATTTCACAGAGGATTTCTTCTATTGAAGATGCGGATCAAATCATTATTCTTGACAATGGCGAGATCAACGGAATCGGAACGCCGGAAGAATTATTAAAAACCAACCAGATTTACCGGGAGGTCTATGAATCACAGGTAAAGGGGAGGTCTGAAAATGAATAA
- a CDS encoding alpha/beta hydrolase codes for MMWLWIVIAAVIVAFFIVVLVAANKIFDVAVNAKKTKEKVLKTNANKQEAADEKDEKALAQQWLAAQEFVMHGQMSFDGLKLMARELAAEKPSHVWIVCIHGFSGNGLKLGVAARHWHEKGYNVLLPDLRGSGLSEGDYYGMGWLDRHDIIQWMNETILRIDPQAQIILHGVSMGAATVMMTTGEKLPENVCAAIEDCGYTSVWEEFTIQLKKVFGLPQFPIMHIANGMAKRRAGYSFKEASSVAQVKKSRTPTLFIHGDADTFVPFFMLDEVYGAAACEKERLVVPGAQHGEAALADPAGYWGTAEKFIGRYLK; via the coding sequence ATGATGTGGTTATGGATCGTGATCGCGGCGGTGATCGTTGCCTTTTTTATCGTTGTACTGGTGGCGGCGAACAAAATTTTTGACGTTGCGGTAAACGCAAAAAAGACAAAAGAAAAAGTGCTGAAAACCAATGCGAACAAGCAGGAAGCGGCCGACGAAAAGGACGAAAAGGCGCTGGCGCAGCAGTGGCTCGCCGCACAGGAATTTGTGATGCATGGGCAGATGTCTTTCGACGGGTTAAAGCTTATGGCAAGGGAGCTTGCGGCTGAAAAGCCGTCGCATGTGTGGATCGTTTGTATCCACGGTTTTTCGGGAAACGGGCTTAAGCTCGGAGTCGCGGCCAGGCACTGGCATGAAAAAGGATATAACGTGCTGCTGCCGGACCTGCGGGGAAGCGGCCTTTCGGAAGGCGATTATTACGGCATGGGATGGCTGGACCGGCACGACATAATCCAATGGATGAACGAGACGATCCTGCGCATAGACCCGCAGGCGCAAATCATACTGCACGGCGTTTCGATGGGCGCGGCGACAGTGATGATGACCACAGGGGAAAAATTGCCGGAGAATGTATGCGCGGCAATCGAGGACTGCGGATATACGTCCGTATGGGAAGAATTCACGATCCAGCTAAAAAAAGTGTTCGGCCTGCCGCAATTCCCCATCATGCATATTGCCAACGGTATGGCAAAACGCAGGGCGGGCTATTCTTTCAAAGAAGCGTCGTCGGTGGCACAGGTGAAGAAATCGAGGACGCCTACGCTGTTTATCCACGGGGACGCGGATACGTTCGTTCCATTCTTTATGCTGGACGAAGTATATGGCGCGGCGGCCTGTGAAAAGGAAAGGCTTGTGGTGCCTGGCGCGCAGCACGGCGAAGCCGCGCTGGCGGATCCGGCGGGCTATTGGGGAACGGCGGAAAAGTTTATCGGGCGTTATCTGAAATAA